In one Thermodesulfobium acidiphilum genomic region, the following are encoded:
- a CDS encoding DNA adenine methylase: MPTVLEKNNCKEKLKVHPIVKWAGGKRQIISVIKENLPTQFNRYFEPFIGGGAVFFEIQPENAYISDTNEELINLYLVVKNNPEELITDLHKHKNSKEYFLKIRNADRDDNYKEWSNIQKASRFIYLNRTCFNGLYRVNSKGQFNVPFGNYSNPKIVDEKNILNCSEILQSTEIRCANFTEILEHIKKGDFVYFDPPYLPLNKSSNFTSYTKEGFDIGMQFRLKAVCDELDKKGVKFLLSNSDTEVINGLYASYNIKKVFASRNINSNSNGRGKITEVLIRNY; the protein is encoded by the coding sequence ATGCCAACAGTTTTAGAAAAAAATAATTGTAAAGAAAAACTAAAGGTTCATCCAATTGTTAAATGGGCAGGCGGAAAAAGACAGATCATTTCTGTGATTAAAGAAAACTTGCCTACACAATTCAATCGATATTTCGAACCCTTTATAGGAGGCGGCGCTGTCTTTTTTGAAATACAACCTGAAAATGCCTATATTTCTGATACAAATGAAGAGTTAATAAATCTGTACCTTGTAGTAAAAAATAATCCTGAAGAACTGATAACCGATCTTCATAAGCACAAAAATTCCAAAGAATATTTCTTAAAAATTAGAAATGCTGACAGAGATGATAACTATAAAGAATGGTCAAATATCCAAAAAGCAAGTAGGTTTATATACCTAAACCGAACTTGTTTCAATGGACTTTATAGGGTTAATAGTAAGGGACAGTTCAATGTACCTTTTGGAAATTATTCAAACCCAAAAATTGTTGATGAAAAAAATATTCTAAATTGTTCAGAAATTTTACAAAGCACAGAAATAAGATGTGCAAATTTTACAGAAATATTAGAACATATAAAGAAAGGCGATTTTGTTTACTTCGATCCCCCATATCTTCCTTTAAATAAATCGTCAAACTTTACGTCATACACAAAAGAAGGATTTGACATAGGTATGCAATTTAGACTCAAAGCTGTTTGCGATGAGCTTGATAAAAAAGGTGTAAAATTTTTACTTTCCAATTCTGATACAGAGGTTATAAATGGACTATACGCATCATATAATATCAAAAAGGTTTTTGCATCACGCAATATTAATTCAAACTCAAATGGGCGAGGCAAGATAACTGAAGTATTAATTAGAAATTATTGA
- a CDS encoding DtxR family transcriptional regulator — MIYLSETQEDYLLDIFEQTSKNAVARIKDIAHARNVTLPTVASAIKVLAEKKIIKHEKYGYVILTDYGIEMAKKLLERKKYILKFLTFTLGIQESIAIKDAHKLEHDLSNETYECLVKLTDFFSKNPNIKEQFENFSKKEAYMRLSQINAGETAKIIGIEGSSIKSKLLSMGTTPGTAIKVEKVAPLGSPIEVTLLGYHLTLRKDEAEKIIVEK, encoded by the coding sequence ATGATCTATTTAAGTGAAACGCAAGAGGATTATTTGCTTGATATTTTTGAACAGACATCAAAAAATGCTGTAGCGCGTATTAAAGATATTGCACATGCACGAAATGTAACCTTACCTACCGTTGCAAGTGCAATAAAAGTACTTGCAGAAAAAAAGATAATCAAACATGAAAAATATGGTTATGTTATATTGACAGACTACGGCATTGAAATGGCAAAAAAATTGCTTGAAAGAAAGAAATACATATTGAAATTTTTAACATTTACCTTGGGTATACAGGAAAGCATAGCAATTAAAGATGCTCACAAACTTGAACACGATTTATCAAATGAAACTTATGAATGCTTGGTGAAACTTACAGATTTTTTTTCTAAAAATCCAAATATCAAAGAGCAATTCGAAAATTTTTCAAAAAAGGAGGCATATATGAGATTAAGTCAAATAAATGCAGGGGAAACTGCTAAGATTATTGGAATTGAAGGATCATCAATAAAAAGCAAATTGCTCTCTATGGGCACTACACCTGGTACGGCAATAAAGGTGGAAAAAGTTGCACCGCTTGGAAGCCCTATTGAAGTGACTCTACTTGGATACCATTTAACCCTTAGGAAAGATGAGGCGGAAAAAATAATTGTTGAAAAATAG
- a CDS encoding FeoA family protein, which yields MKNRNIPLILADENLEYEIIGIGGGCGLRAKLLEMGFIPGAKLRLLYKANGPLIVALNGSRYTMCKGFASKIIVREVV from the coding sequence TTGAAAAATAGAAATATACCGCTTATTTTAGCTGATGAGAATTTGGAATATGAAATTATTGGGATAGGTGGTGGTTGTGGCTTACGCGCAAAATTGTTAGAAATGGGATTTATACCAGGAGCAAAATTGAGGTTATTATACAAAGCAAATGGACCGTTGATTGTTGCGCTTAATGGTTCCAGATATACCATGTGCAAGGGTTTTGCTTCAAAAATAATAGTCAGGGAGGTTGTATGA
- the feoB gene encoding ferrous iron transport protein B, translated as MKEFTIALIGNPNVGKSAIFNELTGANAHVGNWPGVTVEKKEGKFVYNDTKINVVDLPGIYSLTAASIDERIARDYIVKEKPDLVVCIVDSTNLVRNLYLFILLKELGAKTLLALNMIDLVENKIKFDESKLSESLKTRIVKTSATKRIGIDELKKAIYEELHKNQDEFFVDYGKDIEHSIKTIENLLSSVELPYNKRFLAIKLLEQDSVISEELKRLHKESIVESALMEINNLEEIYSDLETEIIEKRYALIEGIVKSSTKHLVSIEDRLTFSDKIDKIVTNRYLGLPIFAIVMLIVFKATFTLGGFFVDYINQFFDFLGNFLSNYIQNPILQSFIKDGLIGGVGTVVAFLPNILILFLFLSFLEDVGYMARAAFVMDRLMHSIGLPGRAFIPLILGFGCNVPAIMATRTIADERDRLLTILINPFMSCTARLPIYVLLTGIFFENNHPELIIFSLYTLGIFVAIFSAKLFRSTIPKLKGKVSFLIMELPVYRMPTIKAVSIHTWERTKEFLKKAGTIILFGVMLVWLLSSLPFGVDYAGEDSFVGILGKFFAPILTPAGFGFWQAAVSLIFGLLAKETVVGTMGTLFGGEDKLSSSLTQLMTPLSAYTFMVMSLLYIPCLATIGVIYRETNSLKWTAFSVFYSLVIGWLSATLIYQIFSLAFH; from the coding sequence ATGAAAGAATTTACAATCGCTTTAATCGGCAACCCAAACGTTGGAAAATCAGCAATTTTTAACGAGCTTACAGGTGCTAATGCTCATGTAGGTAACTGGCCAGGCGTTACTGTTGAAAAAAAAGAAGGTAAATTCGTTTATAACGATACAAAAATAAACGTAGTAGACTTACCTGGTATTTATAGCCTAACTGCAGCTTCAATTGATGAACGTATAGCGAGAGATTATATAGTTAAAGAAAAACCTGATCTGGTTGTATGTATAGTAGATTCCACAAATTTAGTAAGAAACTTATACCTCTTTATATTATTAAAGGAACTTGGTGCTAAAACTCTTTTAGCGCTTAATATGATAGATCTTGTAGAAAATAAAATCAAATTTGATGAGTCTAAACTTTCTGAAAGTTTAAAAACTCGAATTGTAAAAACATCTGCTACAAAAAGGATAGGAATTGATGAGCTAAAAAAAGCTATTTATGAAGAACTCCATAAAAATCAGGACGAATTTTTTGTTGATTATGGTAAAGATATCGAACATTCAATAAAAACGATTGAAAATTTGTTAAGCAGTGTTGAATTGCCTTATAACAAGCGTTTTTTGGCTATAAAACTTTTAGAACAGGATTCAGTTATTTCAGAGGAATTGAAGCGATTACACAAAGAGAGCATTGTTGAAAGCGCTTTAATGGAAATAAATAACTTGGAAGAAATTTATTCAGATTTAGAAACAGAAATTATTGAAAAAAGATACGCTCTTATAGAGGGAATCGTTAAAAGTTCAACTAAACATCTGGTAAGCATAGAAGATAGATTAACATTTTCAGACAAAATAGATAAGATTGTTACAAATAGATATTTAGGATTACCTATTTTTGCAATTGTGATGTTGATTGTCTTCAAAGCAACATTTACGCTTGGGGGGTTTTTTGTAGATTATATTAATCAGTTTTTTGATTTTCTTGGTAATTTCCTATCCAATTACATTCAAAATCCAATTTTACAATCGTTTATTAAGGACGGTTTAATTGGGGGTGTTGGTACAGTGGTAGCCTTTTTGCCAAATATACTAATTTTGTTTCTATTTTTATCCTTTTTGGAAGATGTAGGTTATATGGCAAGAGCTGCTTTTGTTATGGACAGGTTGATGCATAGTATTGGCCTCCCAGGTAGAGCTTTTATACCTTTAATACTGGGTTTTGGCTGCAATGTACCAGCGATTATGGCAACTCGTACCATTGCTGATGAAAGGGATAGGCTTTTAACAATACTTATAAATCCATTCATGTCTTGTACTGCACGTTTGCCTATTTATGTGTTGCTAACCGGGATTTTTTTTGAAAATAATCATCCTGAACTAATTATATTTTCACTTTATACTCTAGGTATTTTTGTTGCCATATTTAGTGCAAAATTGTTTAGAAGTACAATTCCAAAACTTAAAGGCAAAGTATCATTTTTAATTATGGAACTTCCTGTTTATAGGATGCCTACCATCAAAGCCGTATCAATACACACATGGGAAAGAACAAAGGAATTCTTGAAAAAAGCTGGTACGATAATATTGTTTGGCGTTATGTTGGTGTGGTTGTTATCAAGTTTGCCATTTGGTGTAGATTATGCTGGTGAAGATTCATTTGTAGGTATTTTGGGTAAATTCTTTGCACCAATTTTAACTCCAGCTGGTTTTGGATTCTGGCAGGCTGCAGTAAGCCTAATCTTTGGACTTCTAGCAAAAGAAACGGTTGTCGGCACTATGGGCACACTATTTGGTGGCGAAGACAAACTTTCGAGTTCTTTAACACAACTTATGACTCCTTTGAGCGCATATACATTTATGGTAATGAGTCTGCTTTACATCCCATGTCTTGCAACAATTGGTGTAATTTATAGAGAAACAAATTCATTAAAATGGACAGCATTTAGCGTTTTTTACAGCTTAGTTATAGGGTGGCTTAGCGCAACTTTAATTTATCAAATATTTTCATTAGCATTTCATTAA
- a CDS encoding putative porin: MKRFFTAFCFLFISAYFVSFAFAGPFSDVPANSWAYKAVQDLAAKGLVIGYGDGTFRGERLATRYEMAMVVARMLDMYEKGQNAQDQKIELNANDIATLMKLAQEFKSELASLNVRVAALEKKAALDTVNFTGDARFRFGSEKRTFYPMATSGTNVFINTEGSSKNGFIVGDTSPAMLAQDPNLSQQKDNTFMQYRIRLNVSAPVADNISFNARLTMEKNAGVNSDGSSNSNPLYASLTGYNDDNNTLYVERSYITWTLNPYPVTFVLGRLPTMDSGAYYNNLFMDTGTEGAMAIFDLSNIFPSTSLSAAWVKMFDAGLITSADEASGLKDKDAYILNLSTKLFNTFGLEADYGNVNKFSYMGSAPNGVYGKYDWWAIIGNWTMYNVNMWAGYNGTSTDMPAQTATGPSFTSLHSVNGGAFRVGATIPLPVGSLTGDFWFGNNNGSMQ; the protein is encoded by the coding sequence ATGAAAAGATTTTTTACGGCCTTTTGCTTTCTCTTCATTTCTGCTTATTTTGTCTCTTTTGCTTTTGCAGGGCCATTCTCTGATGTACCAGCTAATTCTTGGGCATACAAGGCAGTGCAAGATTTAGCAGCAAAGGGATTGGTCATTGGCTATGGCGATGGAACTTTTAGAGGAGAGAGACTTGCCACCCGTTATGAGATGGCAATGGTAGTTGCAAGAATGCTTGATATGTATGAAAAGGGTCAAAACGCTCAGGATCAAAAGATAGAGCTTAACGCTAACGACATCGCAACGCTTATGAAGTTAGCCCAAGAGTTTAAGTCAGAACTAGCATCTTTAAACGTCAGAGTTGCAGCACTTGAGAAGAAAGCAGCTCTTGACACTGTAAACTTCACAGGGGATGCAAGGTTTAGGTTTGGGAGCGAGAAAAGAACGTTTTATCCGATGGCTACATCTGGAACAAACGTGTTTATTAATACAGAAGGTTCATCTAAAAATGGATTTATAGTAGGTGACACCTCTCCTGCAATGTTAGCTCAAGATCCAAACCTTTCCCAGCAAAAGGACAATACGTTTATGCAGTATAGAATAAGGCTAAACGTATCAGCTCCTGTAGCAGACAACATATCCTTTAACGCAAGGCTTACAATGGAGAAGAACGCAGGAGTTAATTCAGACGGCTCTTCAAACAGCAATCCTTTGTATGCCTCTCTTACAGGTTACAATGATGACAACAACACGTTGTATGTAGAGAGATCTTACATCACCTGGACTCTTAACCCATATCCTGTAACCTTTGTACTTGGTAGACTTCCTACTATGGATTCAGGCGCTTATTACAACAACCTGTTTATGGATACAGGCACAGAAGGCGCTATGGCAATATTTGATCTGAGCAACATATTTCCCTCTACATCTCTTTCAGCTGCATGGGTAAAGATGTTTGATGCCGGGCTTATAACATCAGCAGATGAAGCAAGCGGTTTAAAGGATAAGGATGCCTACATCTTGAACCTTAGCACAAAATTATTTAATACCTTTGGTTTAGAGGCAGACTATGGAAACGTAAACAAGTTTTCGTATATGGGAAGTGCACCAAATGGCGTATACGGAAAGTATGATTGGTGGGCAATAATAGGTAACTGGACTATGTATAACGTAAATATGTGGGCAGGTTACAACGGCACATCTACAGATATGCCAGCACAGACCGCCACAGGTCCAAGCTTTACAAGTTTACATTCTGTAAATGGAGGAGCATTCAGAGTTGGAGCTACCATTCCTCTTCCAGTGGGCTCTCTTACAGGAGACTTCTGGTTTGGGAATAACAATGGGTCTATGCAATAA